A genomic region of Bradyrhizobium sp. ORS 278 contains the following coding sequences:
- a CDS encoding helix-turn-helix transcriptional regulator encodes MEVAADQARDLLKALSNRHRLLIVCQLVDDERSVGELAAFLGLRDSTVSQHLALLRRDGLVTARRDGQTIHYSIASEPAREVLKTLYQVYCATPPQKPVPRL; translated from the coding sequence ATGGAAGTGGCGGCCGACCAGGCCCGTGACCTGTTGAAGGCGCTGTCGAACCGGCACCGGCTCCTGATCGTCTGCCAGCTGGTCGACGATGAACGGTCGGTCGGCGAGTTGGCGGCATTCCTCGGCCTGCGCGACTCGACCGTCTCGCAGCACTTGGCGTTGCTACGCAGAGACGGCCTAGTCACCGCCCGGCGCGACGGGCAGACCATCCACTACTCGATCGCCAGCGAGCCGGCCCGCGAGGTTCTGAAGACGCTCTATCAGGTCTATTGCGCGACGCCGCCGCAGAAACCCGTCCCGAGACTATGA
- a CDS encoding NAD(P)/FAD-dependent oxidoreductase — protein MADVVVIGAGLSGSLMAYELLPQMRKEDRVTVISQGSSYHFVPSNPWVAVGWRKRDDIEIDLVDVMQRKGIRLLTQGAKRVHPDDNQVELTDGAMVAYDYLVVATGPELAFDEIPGLGPDGHTQSVCHVDHAAHAKAAFDKLAETPGPVIVGAVQGASCFGPAYEFLFILETELRRRKMRDRVPMTFVTSEPYIGHLGLDGVGDTKGLLESEMREKHIKWITSARVTKVEDGRMFVEEVADDGSVRKTHELPFAYSMMLPAFRGVGAVKGIDKLTNPRGFVVVDKHQRNPAYPNVFAIGVCVAIPPIGPTPVPVGVPKTGFMIESMVTATALNIGALLRGEVPKAQPTWNAICLADFGDSGVAFLAQPQIPPRNVNWSSKGEWVHYAKVAFEKYFLRKMKRGTPEPFYEKFLLDRLNIGKIKEVRTGT, from the coding sequence ATGGCGGACGTTGTCGTGATCGGAGCGGGGCTGAGCGGCTCCCTGATGGCCTATGAATTGCTGCCCCAGATGCGAAAGGAGGATCGCGTGACCGTCATCTCGCAGGGGTCCTCGTATCATTTCGTGCCGTCCAATCCCTGGGTGGCTGTGGGCTGGCGCAAGCGCGACGACATCGAGATCGACCTCGTCGATGTCATGCAGCGCAAGGGCATCCGCCTGCTGACTCAGGGCGCCAAACGGGTGCACCCAGACGACAACCAGGTCGAACTGACGGACGGCGCGATGGTCGCCTACGACTATTTGGTCGTCGCCACCGGGCCCGAACTCGCCTTCGACGAGATCCCGGGCCTCGGCCCCGACGGCCACACGCAGTCGGTGTGCCATGTCGATCACGCCGCCCATGCCAAGGCCGCCTTCGACAAGCTGGCCGAGACACCCGGTCCCGTCATCGTCGGCGCGGTGCAGGGTGCGTCCTGCTTCGGACCGGCTTACGAATTCCTCTTCATCCTCGAAACCGAGTTGCGCCGGCGCAAGATGCGCGACCGGGTGCCGATGACCTTCGTGACCTCGGAGCCCTATATCGGCCATCTCGGGCTGGACGGCGTCGGCGACACCAAGGGGCTGCTCGAAAGCGAGATGCGCGAGAAGCACATCAAGTGGATCACCAGTGCGCGCGTCACCAAGGTCGAGGACGGCCGCATGTTCGTGGAGGAGGTGGCCGACGACGGCTCGGTGCGGAAGACCCATGAGCTGCCGTTCGCCTATTCGATGATGCTGCCGGCGTTCCGCGGCGTCGGCGCCGTCAAGGGCATCGACAAGCTGACCAATCCGCGCGGATTCGTTGTTGTCGACAAGCACCAGCGCAACCCGGCCTATCCCAACGTGTTCGCCATCGGCGTCTGCGTCGCGATCCCGCCGATTGGGCCGACGCCGGTGCCGGTCGGCGTGCCGAAGACCGGCTTCATGATCGAGTCGATGGTCACGGCCACCGCGCTGAACATCGGCGCGCTGCTGCGCGGCGAGGTGCCGAAGGCGCAGCCGACCTGGAATGCGATCTGCCTTGCAGACTTCGGCGATTCCGGCGTCGCCTTCCTGGCGCAGCCACAGATCCCGCCCCGCAACGTCAACTGGTCGTCGAAGGGGGAGTGGGTGCATTACGCCAAGGTCGCCTTTGAGAAGTATTTCCTGCGCAAGATGAAGCGCGGCACGCCGGAGCCCTTCTACGAGAAGTTCCTGCTCGACCGGCTCAACATCGGCAAGATCAAGGAAGTCAGGACGGGCACATGA
- the trxC gene encoding thioredoxin TrxC, with protein sequence MSETFQLVCGHCGQINRLPAGRAPTQGKCGKCHAPLFSGHPIEVDQAGFTRHLANSDLPLLVDVWAPWCGPCRAMAPMFARAAEALEPRVQLLKLNSDEAPEVSAKFGISGIPTLLLLQKGRELARISGAMDSQRIVAWTLSGLRQ encoded by the coding sequence ATGAGCGAGACCTTCCAACTGGTGTGCGGCCATTGCGGGCAGATCAACCGGCTGCCCGCGGGCCGGGCGCCCACCCAGGGCAAATGCGGCAAGTGCCACGCGCCGCTGTTTTCCGGTCATCCGATCGAGGTCGACCAGGCCGGCTTCACGCGCCACCTCGCCAACAGCGACCTGCCTTTGCTGGTCGATGTCTGGGCGCCGTGGTGCGGCCCGTGCCGGGCAATGGCGCCGATGTTCGCGCGCGCCGCCGAGGCGCTCGAGCCGCGCGTGCAGCTTCTGAAGCTGAACTCCGACGAGGCGCCGGAGGTCTCGGCGAAGTTCGGCATCTCCGGAATTCCCACCCTGCTGCTGCTGCAGAAGGGAAGGGAGCTGGCGCGGATCTCGGGTGCAATGGACTCGCAACGAATCGTCGCCTGGACGTTGTCCGGCCTGCGGCAGTGA
- a CDS encoding DUF2892 domain-containing protein produces MNVDKAVLTFAGFVVLLSLALGWYVNPYWFLLAAFAGVNMIQASFTGFCPAAIVFKKLGLRSGNAFS; encoded by the coding sequence ATGAACGTCGATAAAGCAGTTCTCACCTTCGCAGGGTTCGTCGTCCTGCTCAGCCTCGCGCTCGGCTGGTACGTCAATCCATATTGGTTCCTGCTCGCGGCCTTTGCCGGCGTGAACATGATCCAGGCCTCGTTCACCGGCTTCTGTCCGGCGGCGATCGTGTTCAAGAAGTTGGGGCTGCGCAGCGGCAACGCATTCTCCTGA
- the ccoG gene encoding cytochrome c oxidase accessory protein CcoG produces the protein MADSDETYIVGPLYKARDKVYPAAVHGRFRRIKWTILCITLGIYYLLPFVRWDRGPGMPNQAVLVDFPHRRFYFFFIELWPQEVYYFTGLLIIAAVSLFLMNAVAGRLWCGYLCPQTVWTDLFYAVERWVEGDRRERMLSDKKGWTFTHIRQVALKHFLWIMIGWWTGGAWVLYFDDAPTLVTELATFQAPFTAYLWIGILTATTYVFAGHAREQVCIYMCPWPRIQAALTDEWALNVTYKGDRGEPRMSVKKAEAARLQGEPAGDCVDCHQCVNACPTGVDIRHGIQLGCIQCSLCIDACDTVMKQIGRPTGLIGYDTDINVQRRKEGKPEIYRIIRPRTIIYASFIAIVGGIMLYTLATRGTMGINVLHERNPLFVQLSDGGVRNDYTVRLLNKRGARDFVLDVVGLPNAKVTVAGEVREQDGRMMIDVGQDQTREIRMSIEAKGADLPSTPVDIEIKITDPATGTSVSKRDHFVPPTR, from the coding sequence ATGGCTGACTCGGACGAAACCTATATCGTCGGTCCGCTCTACAAGGCGCGCGACAAGGTCTATCCGGCGGCTGTGCACGGCCGCTTCCGGCGCATCAAGTGGACGATCCTCTGCATCACGCTCGGCATCTACTACCTGCTGCCCTTCGTGCGCTGGGACCGCGGGCCGGGCATGCCGAACCAGGCGGTGCTGGTCGACTTCCCGCACCGTCGCTTCTATTTCTTCTTCATCGAGCTGTGGCCGCAGGAGGTCTACTACTTCACCGGCCTGTTGATCATTGCCGCTGTAAGCCTGTTCCTGATGAACGCGGTCGCGGGGCGGTTGTGGTGCGGCTATCTGTGTCCGCAGACGGTCTGGACCGACCTGTTCTACGCGGTCGAGCGCTGGGTCGAGGGCGATCGGCGCGAACGCATGCTGAGCGACAAGAAGGGCTGGACCTTCACCCACATCCGCCAGGTCGCGCTCAAGCACTTCCTCTGGATCATGATCGGCTGGTGGACCGGCGGCGCCTGGGTGCTGTACTTCGACGACGCGCCGACGCTGGTGACGGAACTTGCCACCTTCCAGGCGCCGTTCACCGCCTATCTGTGGATCGGCATCCTGACTGCGACCACCTACGTCTTCGCCGGCCACGCCCGCGAGCAGGTCTGCATCTACATGTGCCCCTGGCCGCGCATCCAGGCGGCGTTGACCGACGAATGGGCGCTCAACGTCACCTACAAGGGCGACCGTGGCGAGCCGCGCATGTCGGTCAAGAAGGCCGAGGCGGCGCGGCTGCAGGGCGAACCGGCCGGCGACTGCGTCGATTGCCATCAATGCGTCAATGCCTGCCCGACCGGCGTCGACATCCGGCACGGCATCCAGCTCGGCTGCATCCAGTGCAGCCTGTGCATCGATGCCTGCGATACCGTGATGAAGCAGATCGGACGCCCGACCGGCCTGATCGGCTACGACACCGACATCAACGTGCAGCGCCGCAAGGAAGGCAAGCCGGAGATCTACCGGATCATCCGGCCGCGTACGATCATCTATGCGAGCTTCATCGCGATCGTCGGCGGCATCATGCTGTATACGCTGGCGACGCGGGGCACCATGGGCATCAACGTGCTGCACGAGCGCAACCCGCTGTTCGTGCAACTGTCGGATGGCGGCGTGCGCAATGACTACACGGTACGCCTGCTCAACAAGCGCGGCGCACGCGACTTCGTGCTCGACGTCGTCGGCCTGCCGAATGCCAAGGTCACCGTGGCCGGCGAGGTGCGCGAGCAGGACGGCCGCATGATGATCGATGTCGGCCAGGACCAGACGCGGGAGATTCGGATGTCGATCGAGGCCAAGGGCGCCGATCTTCCCTCGACTCCCGTCGACATCGAAATCAAGATCACCGATCCGGCTACCGGAACGTCCGTGAGCAAGCGCGATCACTTCGTGCCGCCGACGCGATGA
- a CDS encoding LysR substrate-binding domain-containing protein yields MIDAHVDVTVRIGCMPDRQLISRQVGHVRWILSASPDDLARRGRPADLEALCDHDCIAFEGLQTYRSWTFGSGAGEDAVPIKPRFSVNTVDAVMRCSVRN; encoded by the coding sequence ATCATCGACGCGCATGTCGACGTCACGGTCCGCATCGGCTGCATGCCCGACCGCCAACTGATCAGCCGTCAGGTCGGGCACGTGCGCTGGATCCTCAGCGCCAGTCCGGACGACCTTGCCCGCCGCGGCAGGCCCGCCGACCTTGAGGCGCTGTGCGATCATGACTGCATCGCCTTCGAAGGCTTGCAGACCTATCGGAGCTGGACGTTTGGCAGTGGCGCCGGCGAAGACGCGGTGCCGATCAAGCCGCGATTTTCGGTCAACACTGTCGACGCGGTGATGCGCTGTTCTGTACGGAACTAA
- a CDS encoding trypco2 family protein, translating into MSADEQTESGIPLAKAIADLRSELLKAVSEGKNQDLRFKLDPVELELSVGMTYKGGANAGVKFWVLEIGAKGEVERAGSHKLKLKLTPVDKDGNQFMVRDTVGKMPE; encoded by the coding sequence ATGAGCGCCGATGAACAAACCGAGTCTGGTATTCCACTCGCCAAGGCCATCGCCGACCTCAGGTCAGAATTGTTGAAGGCGGTATCGGAAGGCAAGAACCAGGATCTGCGGTTCAAGCTTGACCCGGTCGAGCTCGAGCTCAGCGTCGGAATGACCTACAAGGGCGGCGCCAATGCCGGCGTGAAATTCTGGGTCCTGGAGATCGGTGCCAAAGGCGAAGTCGAGCGGGCCGGCAGCCATAAGCTCAAGCTGAAGCTCACGCCGGTCGACAAGGACGGCAATCAGTTCATGGTTCGCGACACGGTTGGCAAAATGCCAGAGTAG
- a CDS encoding trypsin-like serine protease: protein MPGDIETCLTEVRCKTTSGYGSGYLIAPDLVLTACHVIADLTRSPPDDLDIDIRTIAHFNARLPFQKAKLIWPPPARWQELADLDIALLEITPDPVTKKAAQPIHFGTDGLPRDKMLQISFAGFPRLMTIRNSDNRDVRQLFGEAAPATGVKQNIYTIDINKGRPAKSDEEWKGASGAAVFSQGQLIAVLTVKIVDGMDDFSAMRLDAALRDPDFRQRVAASQAAISTKGAAESNLNLGRLVCLVDRDPQDSAFRTAYRKLLDDRRVRPLCCLIYGGARHRPIDLADRFALVTIPELRKLRPGETSPFKPINWPSSEVDVTNGLATLRALLWNVLCDEDGSEVPVEPAAFRERLCDESRPHFFVSELSPTQLTAESAVLWSAWLAFLESVAVYELSRPPLHIFLVTDATRAQIEAWLKQITPAKEVALPSFAELGACKWIDFGEWIDRRVPKIVPALAAEATQIKDDLESELDQMLGGPREFTASDLKTVVRKVRRMAR, encoded by the coding sequence ATGCCTGGCGATATCGAGACGTGTCTCACCGAGGTTCGCTGCAAGACCACCTCCGGATATGGGTCTGGCTACTTGATCGCGCCTGATCTCGTGCTGACCGCTTGCCATGTGATTGCGGACTTGACCCGGTCGCCTCCTGATGACCTCGACATCGATATCAGGACCATCGCGCATTTTAATGCGCGCCTTCCATTTCAGAAGGCCAAGCTGATCTGGCCGCCGCCCGCGCGATGGCAGGAGCTTGCCGATCTCGACATTGCGTTGCTGGAGATCACCCCGGACCCGGTTACCAAGAAGGCTGCACAACCGATCCACTTCGGAACGGACGGCTTGCCGCGCGACAAGATGCTCCAAATCAGCTTCGCCGGTTTCCCGAGACTGATGACGATCAGAAACAGCGACAATCGGGACGTCAGACAGCTGTTCGGAGAAGCCGCGCCCGCCACCGGCGTCAAGCAGAACATCTATACGATCGACATCAACAAGGGACGGCCTGCGAAGTCTGACGAAGAATGGAAGGGCGCGTCGGGCGCTGCGGTGTTCTCGCAAGGCCAGCTGATTGCTGTGCTGACCGTCAAGATCGTGGACGGCATGGACGATTTCAGCGCGATGCGCCTCGATGCCGCTCTTCGCGATCCCGATTTCCGCCAACGCGTTGCCGCGTCACAGGCGGCGATTTCGACCAAAGGCGCCGCCGAATCCAACCTCAATCTGGGCCGGCTCGTCTGCCTGGTCGATCGCGATCCACAAGACAGCGCATTTCGAACCGCGTATCGAAAGCTGCTCGACGACAGGCGGGTTCGGCCGTTGTGCTGCCTGATCTATGGCGGCGCCCGGCATCGGCCGATCGACCTGGCTGACCGCTTCGCGCTGGTGACGATCCCTGAACTGCGCAAGCTGAGGCCTGGCGAGACATCGCCATTCAAGCCGATAAATTGGCCCAGCAGCGAGGTCGACGTTACCAACGGTCTCGCAACCTTGCGCGCGCTGCTCTGGAATGTTCTGTGCGACGAGGATGGCAGTGAGGTTCCTGTCGAGCCGGCTGCGTTCAGGGAGCGTCTTTGTGACGAGAGCCGCCCGCACTTCTTCGTCTCGGAGCTTTCGCCAACGCAGCTGACGGCGGAAAGCGCGGTGTTGTGGAGCGCCTGGCTCGCGTTTCTCGAATCTGTTGCGGTCTACGAGCTGTCACGTCCGCCGCTGCACATCTTCCTGGTCACCGATGCAACGCGCGCTCAGATCGAGGCGTGGCTGAAGCAGATTACGCCGGCGAAGGAGGTTGCGCTGCCGTCGTTTGCTGAGCTTGGCGCCTGCAAATGGATCGATTTCGGCGAATGGATCGATCGTCGAGTTCCCAAAATCGTGCCGGCGTTGGCCGCGGAGGCGACGCAAATCAAGGATGATCTCGAGAGTGAGCTCGACCAGATGCTCGGCGGCCCGCGAGAGTTCACAGCTTCCGACCTGAAGACGGTCGTCCGTAAAGTGCGTCGGATGGCGAGATAG
- a CDS encoding MoxR family ATPase, with amino-acid sequence MVESIYAGVGSATKEPKLPEPIEPHFRKSSGYIPSPALKAAVDVAMILGQPLLLTGEPGTGKTTLARAVADELFDGRYLEMQVKSSTSRTDLLYRIDELGRFRDAQPQRMTKPTIAYVEFQPLGEAIIRSCGPDAPLSDRAGRPLSGDEPVLDEIFGKRPGRPDGAPTTRMLLPHATNWTRQERWVVLIDEIDKAPRDAPNDLLEEFERLSFAIPELGLRVDPPEKAPRPVVFITSNSEKSLPEAFLRRCAFHHIEFPDNDMLRRIIESRLGGLVFSDEDQLDQLLTLFNDLRKALRKPPSTSELLNSLRLLKANPKIVATTDLRDHVDELKSQLSALAKMPEDIVRAKTIIDAWAADPARSRAQAAKP; translated from the coding sequence ATGGTCGAGTCGATTTATGCAGGCGTTGGGTCCGCAACTAAGGAGCCGAAGCTTCCCGAACCGATTGAACCGCACTTCCGCAAGAGCTCCGGCTACATCCCGAGCCCCGCGTTGAAGGCTGCGGTCGACGTTGCGATGATCCTGGGCCAGCCGCTTTTGCTCACGGGTGAGCCCGGCACCGGCAAGACGACGCTCGCCCGCGCGGTCGCCGACGAATTGTTCGACGGACGCTATCTCGAAATGCAGGTCAAATCCTCTACCAGCCGCACCGATCTGCTCTATCGGATCGACGAGCTGGGACGCTTTCGCGACGCGCAACCGCAGCGCATGACCAAGCCGACGATCGCCTATGTCGAGTTCCAACCGCTTGGCGAGGCGATCATCCGCTCTTGCGGTCCGGATGCTCCGCTCAGCGACAGGGCCGGGCGTCCGCTCAGCGGTGACGAGCCGGTTCTCGATGAGATTTTCGGCAAACGTCCGGGTCGTCCCGACGGCGCTCCGACCACACGGATGCTGCTGCCTCATGCGACGAATTGGACGAGGCAGGAACGCTGGGTCGTGCTGATCGACGAGATCGACAAGGCGCCGCGCGACGCGCCGAACGATCTTCTCGAGGAGTTCGAACGTCTCTCGTTCGCGATCCCGGAGCTAGGCCTGCGCGTCGATCCACCCGAGAAGGCGCCAAGACCGGTGGTGTTCATCACGAGCAACAGCGAGAAGAGCCTGCCCGAGGCATTTCTGCGGCGCTGCGCCTTCCACCACATCGAGTTTCCCGACAACGACATGCTGCGCCGGATCATCGAAAGCCGCCTCGGCGGCCTGGTGTTTTCCGACGAAGACCAGCTCGACCAGCTGCTCACGCTGTTCAATGACCTGCGAAAGGCGCTGCGCAAGCCGCCGAGCACATCCGAATTGTTGAACTCGCTCCGGCTGCTCAAGGCGAACCCCAAGATTGTCGCCACGACAGACTTGCGCGACCACGTCGACGAACTCAAGAGTCAGCTGAGCGCACTCGCGAAGATGCCGGAAGATATCGTCAGAGCCAAGACGATCATCGATGCCTGGGCCGCGGACCCGGCCCGGAGCCGCGCCCAGGCAGCAAAGCCGTGA
- a CDS encoding helix-turn-helix domain-containing protein, which yields MPKREPMLRNAADKLCLTVPEAAVLCSLGQTSLYKAIKEGRLRIRKYGTRTIITRADLASFLESLPEATKQPER from the coding sequence ATGCCAAAGCGCGAACCGATGCTTCGAAACGCTGCGGACAAGCTCTGCCTCACTGTTCCTGAGGCTGCCGTACTGTGTTCGCTCGGACAGACTTCCCTCTACAAGGCCATCAAAGAAGGGCGGCTGCGAATCCGAAAGTACGGCACGCGGACGATCATCACGCGCGCAGATCTGGCCTCTTTCTTGGAAAGCCTGCCCGAGGCGACCAAGCAGCCCGAGCGGTGA
- a CDS encoding integrase arm-type DNA-binding domain-containing protein: MQFLTQKPEITAKNYLSVGPGEYPCGNTLYLIVTPSGGRRWAFRYQRNGIVKKMGFGSAKETGLKLSEARDKAIDALRLLAKGTDPREHRDVEKRRIQGSRQFGEFAEEWRRTYEIGMGHKAARAKLKRIVQVVCRPLHKHWVHEIETAHVVNVLMPIWQQPETSRSARQIIKKILDAAIAHNLRPKDNPADWASRLQPIMPRQRRRGTIRGGHKAMDYQDLPAFMHKLSAISTQSARALEVIILTLGRTAEVQNMRWAQLDLDNGVWDLGFLGTKNERLKRTPLPRQTLTYLREAYESRVNDEFVFPGRSLKRPMSNMTMLKYLKELTGDDSLTVHGFRTTFRTWAQEQTHFEEEIVEHCLHHITGDDAGKGL; encoded by the coding sequence ATGCAGTTTCTAACTCAAAAGCCCGAGATCACCGCCAAGAACTATCTCTCCGTCGGGCCCGGCGAATACCCGTGCGGCAACACCCTCTACCTGATCGTCACCCCAAGCGGCGGCCGCCGCTGGGCGTTCCGCTACCAGCGCAACGGCATCGTCAAGAAGATGGGTTTTGGCTCGGCCAAGGAAACCGGCCTGAAGCTCTCCGAGGCCCGGGACAAGGCGATTGACGCTCTGCGGCTGCTAGCGAAGGGGACCGATCCGCGAGAGCACCGTGACGTCGAGAAACGCCGCATTCAGGGATCGCGCCAGTTCGGCGAATTCGCCGAGGAATGGCGGCGAACCTACGAGATCGGCATGGGGCACAAGGCCGCCAGGGCAAAGCTGAAGCGCATCGTGCAGGTCGTCTGCCGCCCGCTCCACAAGCACTGGGTCCACGAGATCGAAACCGCCCATGTCGTCAACGTGCTCATGCCAATCTGGCAGCAGCCCGAGACCTCCCGCTCCGCTCGCCAGATCATCAAGAAGATTCTCGACGCGGCGATCGCCCACAACCTGCGACCGAAAGACAACCCCGCTGACTGGGCCAGCCGACTGCAACCGATCATGCCCAGGCAGCGGCGGCGTGGCACGATACGGGGCGGCCACAAGGCGATGGACTACCAGGACCTGCCGGCGTTCATGCACAAGCTCAGCGCCATCTCCACGCAAAGCGCGCGGGCGCTCGAGGTCATCATCCTGACCCTGGGACGAACCGCCGAAGTTCAGAACATGCGCTGGGCGCAACTCGATCTCGATAACGGAGTCTGGGATCTTGGCTTTCTCGGCACCAAGAACGAGCGGTTGAAGCGTACGCCGTTGCCCCGGCAGACGCTGACCTATTTGCGCGAGGCTTACGAGAGCCGGGTCAATGACGAATTCGTGTTTCCCGGGCGCAGTTTAAAGCGGCCGATGAGCAACATGACCATGCTGAAATATCTCAAGGAGCTCACCGGAGACGACTCCCTGACAGTGCACGGCTTCCGCACGACGTTTCGAACCTGGGCGCAGGAGCAAACCCACTTCGAGGAGGAAATCGTCGAGCATTGCCTGCACCACATCACGGGCGATGATGCCGGAAAAGGCCTATAA
- a CDS encoding deoxyribodipyrimidine photo-lyase: MAPPPIIVWFRESLRLSDHPALYTAAQAGGPVVCSYVFDQESPGLRQLGGATRWWLAQSLRALRTELQSLGSDLVIRRGPAAQVLGQLARETNASAVYWNDVAQAGPRRVAASVEADLDHIGVASRVFPDDLLVDPATMSGKDGRGPRVFTPFWKRVLALGDPPKPLPTPARLPMVPDVTGLTVDDLRLEPTKPDWAGGLRATWQAGERAAQQRLRSFLESTVSGYAADRDRPDIDATSRLSPHLRFGEITPRQIWHAARFAAEERPAQAKGIDKFLSEIGWREFSRHLLYNNPDLASRNLQPSFDPFPWVQDDAALAAWQRGRTGYPIVDAGLRELWHTGSMHNRVRMVAASLLVKHLLIDWRQGEQWFWDTLVDADPGSNPASWQWVAGSGADAAPYFRVFNPVLQGEKFDANGSYVRRWVPELARLPAGVIHQPWAAKPLELAEAGVTLGRSYPTPIIDHKQGRERALAAYASLRTSD, translated from the coding sequence ATGGCTCCCCCCCCTATCATCGTATGGTTTCGCGAGAGCCTGCGACTATCTGACCACCCGGCGTTGTATACTGCGGCACAGGCTGGCGGCCCCGTTGTTTGTAGTTACGTGTTCGATCAGGAGAGTCCGGGGCTTCGGCAACTCGGAGGAGCGACGCGATGGTGGCTTGCACAATCGCTGCGTGCGCTGCGCACTGAGTTGCAGTCGCTCGGCTCTGATCTGGTGATCCGCCGCGGGCCGGCGGCGCAGGTTCTCGGCCAGCTCGCACGCGAGACCAACGCCAGCGCAGTGTACTGGAACGATGTCGCTCAAGCGGGACCGCGCCGGGTGGCCGCCTCCGTCGAGGCCGACCTCGATCACATCGGCGTCGCGTCACGCGTGTTTCCAGACGACCTGCTGGTCGATCCGGCGACCATGAGCGGAAAGGATGGACGCGGCCCGCGCGTGTTCACGCCGTTCTGGAAGCGCGTGCTGGCCCTCGGCGATCCGCCGAAGCCGCTGCCGACACCGGCGAGGCTGCCCATGGTGCCGGACGTCACCGGCCTCACCGTGGATGACCTGAGGCTGGAGCCGACCAAACCGGACTGGGCGGGCGGCCTGCGCGCCACGTGGCAGGCCGGCGAGCGCGCCGCGCAGCAGCGCCTCCGGAGCTTCCTCGAGAGCACCGTCAGCGGCTACGCCGCCGATCGCGACCGCCCCGACATCGACGCCACGTCGCGGTTGTCGCCGCATTTACGTTTTGGCGAAATCACTCCGCGGCAGATCTGGCACGCCGCCCGCTTCGCGGCCGAGGAGCGCCCCGCGCAGGCGAAGGGGATCGACAAGTTCCTGAGCGAGATCGGCTGGCGCGAGTTCAGCCGCCACCTGCTCTACAACAATCCGGACCTCGCCAGCCGCAATCTGCAACCGTCCTTCGATCCCTTCCCTTGGGTTCAGGACGATGCTGCACTCGCCGCCTGGCAGCGCGGGCGGACCGGCTATCCGATCGTCGACGCCGGACTGCGCGAGCTATGGCACACCGGCAGCATGCACAACCGCGTCCGCATGGTGGCTGCTTCGCTGCTGGTGAAGCACCTGCTGATCGACTGGCGGCAGGGCGAACAATGGTTCTGGGACACGCTGGTGGACGCCGACCCGGGCAGCAACCCGGCGAGCTGGCAATGGGTGGCCGGCTCCGGGGCGGATGCGGCGCCCTACTTCCGCGTCTTCAACCCTGTGCTGCAGGGCGAGAAGTTCGATGCCAACGGCAGCTATGTGCGGCGCTGGGTTCCGGAGCTTGCGCGACTTCCTGCCGGGGTGATCCATCAGCCGTGGGCGGCCAAGCCGCTTGAGCTCGCCGAGGCCGGTGTCACGCTCGGACGCTCCTACCCCACGCCGATCATCGATCACAAGCAGGGGCGCGAGCGTGCGCTGGCGGCTTATGCGAGCTTGCGCACAAGTGATTAG